From the genome of Gracilibacillus salitolerans, one region includes:
- a CDS encoding DUF5316 domain-containing protein: MRCFLIGIILSVIGVLISLIMWGIDKAYVITGGIGILFIGISMIFSGSMVNGNRMRANFATESAEDRRNRNSVTLHTALIGIPNIVIALLIYFFLN, from the coding sequence TGAGATGTTTTCTTATCGGAATTATTTTATCTGTAATAGGGGTTTTAATATCTTTAATTATGTGGGGAATAGATAAAGCTTATGTCATTACTGGTGGTATTGGAATCCTGTTCATTGGAATATCTATGATTTTTTCAGGTTCAATGGTAAACGGAAATAGAATGAGAGCCAATTTTGCAACAGAATCTGCTGAAGATAGGCGTAATCGAAATAGCGTAACTTTACATACAGCTTTAATTGGAATACCTAACATTGTTATTGCTTTATTGATTTACTTCTTTCTCAACTAA